The following are encoded in a window of Streptococcus pasteurianus genomic DNA:
- a CDS encoding type II toxin-antitoxin system RelB/DinJ family antitoxin encodes MSMVTVRVDDELKKEASKIYKDLGLDMATAVRMFLIQSVRTRSLPFDVTLEKPSISDEEFLKMIEEKIPSKKVDFNNPADVKEFFSDEDFSEYEEVFND; translated from the coding sequence ATGTCAATGGTAACAGTACGTGTAGATGATGAACTAAAGAAAGAAGCTTCAAAGATATATAAAGATTTAGGGCTTGATATGGCAACAGCCGTTAGAATGTTTTTGATTCAAAGTGTGAGAACACGCAGTTTGCCTTTTGATGTAACTTTAGAAAAGCCATCTATTTCTGATGAGGAATTTCTCAAAATGATAGAAGAAAAAATACCATCTAAAAAGGTAGATTTTAATAATCCTGCTGATGTAAAAGAGTTTTTCAGTGACGAAGACTTTTCAGAATATGAGGAGGTGTTTAATGACTGA